In Euphorbia lathyris chromosome 9, ddEupLath1.1, whole genome shotgun sequence, the following are encoded in one genomic region:
- the LOC136206109 gene encoding DEK domain-containing chromatin-associated protein 4-like yields MRKKKKKVAVSPYFKQVEVKGIESKDDKVACVAISLEGKEEKFGGADVFCQADLKRKKKKKVVVSPYFKQVEAEGLKSKDDEAADCISWEGKEERDWVADANRKTSKRKKKKNVVVSPYFSQVEIEGLNSKYDEVADFISPEGREEKDCGSDANGKASKRKKKNNVVVSQYFKQVEVEGLKSKDDEVADLKRNEKNKVVVSPYFKQVEAEGLKSKDDEVAEFVSLEGKEEKDRGSDANGKPSKRKKKEKVVVSPYFKQVEVEGLKSKDDDVADLSSPEGREEKDWGSDANGKASKRKEKKEVVVSPYFKQVEVEGLKSKDDEVADFISLGGREEKNCRSHSNGKASKRKKKKEVVVSPDFNQVEVEGLKSKDDEVADCISLEGKEAKDLVANANGKALKRKKEKRVKVEQMNSKDAEVQNSAHDCKRRRKKIENVHGTLNLEGGKEEKDLVVDVLCEADGNVEALKSKKKKDLVVSPYFNQVEVEQMKSKDEEVHNNALNLEEGKQDIVSQEKATKKTNKSNRNGHMEAEMEVRDAEKPTEQNGVLEDDGHLAKRRAPANGMSFEDVLAKYTYKSNGGLLNFRQKKTLNPQVKNEEQKLATYDEKPSIEVCKVSPYFHTSIGQQVGVNERELEGMKPLKPCERAGLVVGKVPTNRKQGKKKKSKQRRKAIVLSASQKRSEAYRRKTEDNTWRPPRSEVGLLQEDHAHDPWRVLVICMLLNCTSGKQVKGVIADFFALCSDAKAAIQATPEEIEKIIQPLGLHKKRAMMIRRMSEEYLGDEWTHVTQLHGVGKYAADAYAIFCTGKWDEVIPNDHMLNYYWDFLHKINQPS; encoded by the exons atgaggaaaaagaagaaaaaggtaGCTGTGTCTCCCTATTTTAAACAAGTAGAAGTTAAAGGCATAGAATCCAAGGATGATAAAGTTGCTTGTGTTGCTATTAGTTTGGAAGGTAAAGAAGAGAAATTTGGAGGTGCTGATGTGTTTTGCCAGGCTGATTTGaagaggaaaaagaagaaaaaggtaGTCGTTTCTCCCTATTTTAAGCAAGTAGAAGCTGAAGGGTTAAAATCCAAGGATGATGAAGCTGCTGACTGTATTAGTTGGGAagggaaagaggagagagattGGGTTGCTGATGCAAATAGGAAGACGTCAaagaggaaaaagaagaaaaatgtaGTTGTTTCTCCCTATTTTAGTCAAGTAGAAATTGAAGGGTTAAACTCCAAGTATGATGAAGTTGCTGATTTTATTAGTCCGGAAGGGAGAGAAGAGAAAGATTGTGGATCTGATGCAAATGGGAAGGCGTCGAAGAGGAAAAAGAAGAACAATGTAGTTGTTTCTCAGTATTTTAAGCAAGTAGAAGTTGAAGGATTAAAATCCAAGGATGATGAAGTTGCTGATTTGAAGAGGAATGAGAAGAACAAAGTAGTTGTTTCTCCGTATTTTAAGCAAGTAGAAGCTGAAGGATTAAAATCCAAGGATGATGAAGTTGCTGAGTTTGTTAGTTTGGAAGGGAAAGAAGAGAAAGATCGGGGATCTGATGCAAATGGGAAGCCGTCGAAgaggaaaaagaaggaaaaagtaGTTGTTTCTCCCTATTTCAAGCAAGTAGAAGTTGAAGGGTTAAAATCCAAGGATGATGATGTTGCTGATTTGAGTAGTCCAGAAGGGAGAGAAGAGAAAGATTGGGGATCGGATGCAAATGGGAAGGCGTCGAAGAGGAAAGAGAAGAAAGAAGTAGTTGTTTCTCCGTATTTTAAGCAAGTAGAAGTTGAAGGATTAAAATCCAAGGATGATGAAGTTGCTGATTTTATTAGTCTGGGAGGGAGAGAAGAGAAAAATTGTAGATCTCATTCAAATGGGAAGGCGTCAaagaggaaaaagaagaaagaagtggttgtTTCTCCGGATTTTAACCAAGTAGAAGTTGAAGGATTAAAATCCAAGGATGATGAGGTTGCTGACTGTATTAGTCTGGAAGGGAAAGAAGCGAAAGATTTGGTTGCTAATGCAAATGGCAAGGCGTTGAAGAGGAAAAAGGAGAAGAGAGTAAAAGTAGAACAGATGAATTCCAAGGATGCGGAAGTTCAAAACAGTGCTCATGATTGCAagaggagaaggaagaagattgAAAATGTTCATGGTACTCTTAATTTGGAAGGGGGGAAAGAAGAGAAAGATCTGGTTGTTGATGTGTTATGCGAAGCTGATGGCAATGTAGAGGCGTTGAAGAGtaaaaagaagaaagacttAGTTGTTTCTCCCTATTTTAATCAAGTAGAAGTGGAACAAATGAAATCCAAGgatgaggaagttcataacAATGCTCTTAATTTGGAAGAGGGAAAACAGGACATTGTCAGCCAGGAGAAGGCAACAAAGAAGACGAACAAGAGTAACAGGAACGGTCATATGGAGGCAGAAATGGAAGTAAGAGATGCAGAGAAGCCGACAGAACAAAATGGTGTCCTTGAGGATGATGGACATTTGGCTAAGAGAAGAGCTCCTGCAAATGGAATGAGTTTTGAAGATGTGCTAGccaaatatacatataaaagtaaTGGTGGGTTGCTGAATTTTAGGCAGAAGAAAACTCTGAACCCGCAAGttaagaatgaagaacaaaagtTAGCAACATATGATGAAAAGCCTAGCATAGAAGTTTGCAAGGTTTCTCCTTATTTTCATACTTCCATTGGGCAACAAGTTGGAGTGAATGAAAGAGAGCTCGAGGGAATGAAACCTCTGAAACCATGTGAAAGAGCAGGTCTTGTAGTTGGAAAAGTCCCGACTAACAGAAAACaggggaagaaaaagaaatcaaagcAGAGACGAAAGGCAATAGTTCTTTCTGCTTCGCAGAAGCGAAGTGAGGCTTATCGAAGAAAAACTGAAGATAACACATGGAGGCCACCGCGATCTGAAGTTGGACTTCTGCAAGAGGATCATGCTCACGATCCTTGGAGGGTGTTGGTCATATGCATGCTCCTTAATTGCACATCCGGCAAACAG GTTAAGGGAGTTATAGCAGatttttttgctttgtgttcTGATGCAAAGGCTGCAATTCAGGCAACACCAGAAGAGATTGAGAAGATTATACAACCTTTAGGTTTGCATAAGAAGCGGGCAATGATGATACGACGCATGTCGGAGGAGTATTTGGGGGATGAGTGGACTcatgtcactcagcttcatggTGTCGGAAA GTATGCAGCTGATGCATATGCAATATTTTGTACAGGAAAGTGGGATGAGGTTATTCCTAATGATCATATGTTAAATTATTATTGGGATTTTCTTCACAAAATCAATCAACCTTCCTAG